From a single Poecilia reticulata strain Guanapo linkage group LG2, Guppy_female_1.0+MT, whole genome shotgun sequence genomic region:
- the hpxb gene encoding hemopexin, whose amino-acid sequence MEPVITRTLILLVLVTISTAAPLQDAAGEDGGISPGAPDRCAGVEFDAITPNEKGNTLFFKDDHVWNGFTGPAQLSSLHFKELNGPINAAFRMHNTENPDDHDHIYLFQDDKVYSYFNQTLEEGYPKQIQEDFPGVPTHLDAAVECPKGECMADSVLFFKGQDVHVYDIATKAVKTKTWSHLPSCTSAFRWLEHYYCFHGQNFTRFHPVSGEVTGAYPKDARHYFMTCPNFGHGGNRKPLKCSDVKLNAATTDDGGRTYFFAGPIYMRVDTHRDGFHAFPITRAWKEVNDGVDAVFSYNSKIYLIKGNQVYIYKADAHFTLIEGYPKTVKEELGIEGTVDAAFVCPNENIAHIIQGSSMRDVDLTATPRVISRNFPLPLSDIDASLCGDDGIRLFKGSQFYYYESPRILAMGRIAPVASDITSALMGCED is encoded by the exons ATGGAGCCGGTGATCACCAGAACCCTGATTCTGCTGGTGCTGGTCACCATCTCTACCGCAGCGCCGCT ACAAGACGCAGCAGGAGAAG ATGGAGGCATTAGCCCTGGCGCTCCAGACAGATGTGCCGGTGTTGAGTTTGACGCCATCACTCCTAATGAAAAAGGAAACACTCTCTTCTTCAAAG acGATCACGTGTGGAATGGCTTCACTGGTCCAGCTCAGCTCTCCAGTTTGCACTTTAAGGAACTGAATGGTCCCATCAATGCCGCTTTCCGCATGCACAACACCGAAAACCCAGACGACCACGATCACATCTACCTTTTCCAG GATGATAAAGTGTACAGTTACTTCAACCAAACTCTGGAGGAAGGGTATCCAAAACAAATCCAGGAGGATTTTCCTGGAGTTCCCACCCACCTGGACGCTGCAGTGGAGTGTCCCAAAGGAGAGTGCATGGCTGATTCGGTTCTGTTCTTTAAAG GCCAGGATGTGCATGTTTATGATATTGCCACAAAAGCGGTGAAGACCAAGACGTGGTCCCACCTGCCGTCCTGCACGTCGGCTTTCCGCTGGCTCGAGCACTACTACTGTTTCCACGGACAGAACTTCACCCGCTTCCACCCCGTCTCAGGAGAGGTGACCGGCGCCTACCCCAAGGACGCCCGGCATTACTTCATGACCTGCCCCAACTTTG GTCACGGAGGAAATCGGAAACCCCTTAAATGCAGCGACgtcaaactgaacgcagccaccACAGACGATGGAGGCAGGACCTATTTCTTTGCAG GTCCGATCTACATGCGTGTTGACACACACCGTGACGGATTTCATGCCTTCCCAATAACCAGAGCGTGGAAGGAGGTGAACGATGGAGTTGATGCCGTTTTCTCTTACAACAGCAAAATCTACTTGATTAAG GGCAATCAGGTTTACATCTACAAAGCAGACGCTCACTTCACCTTGATCGAAGGCTACCCTAAAACTGTCAAGGAGGAGCTGGGCATTGAGGGAACTGTGGATGCCGCGTTTGTATGCCCAAATGAAAACATAGCTCACATAATTCAAG GGAGCAGCATGCGTGACGTTGACCTCACCGCCACACCCAGGGTTATTAGCCGAAACTTTCCATTGCCGTTGTCTGACATAGACGCCAGTCTGTGCGGTGATGACGGGATAAGGCTATTTAAAGGCTCACAGTTTTACTACTATGAAAGCCCCAGGATACTGGCGATGGGCAGGATCGCACCAGTGGCCTCAGATATCACCTCAGCGCTGATGGGATGTGAGGATtag
- the LOC103476633 gene encoding uncharacterized protein LOC103476633, producing MLMRSHSERKALPGFSALLTLSTPKERDVTFSSPMYFTPRDSIFTPQSPTLSPPWVTEALSTLEKGEQELHILRERQQTEVEEVNREVDNAVIGAQREERRLLEKVEQDYREAQRHLSQVKRENSAAVRVVQSLVDQQIRKIAQLKEQIQRWGFMADGSNKNQLQRGVVELTQPWEISLTLKRVTFLSSSLYKTLNFGEIDIREQGMTYHIGVCGDQGHKCALHSGDTKFSNINPREIRKEPQPNRGGQRSSPVENIRTNSGNFRVVRKLQLSSSTENEDEPKSTKSPIQRHREVSESSQDEEVESVCSDTQGQDLFLAIPSVSSQAESEGDESDCRHKETKRRNTVKGKRRQKALVMVSCEEPSCPLGESDDKRSTAATFSKARCKGSDSRHNLVEASTKHHALSQQSLSKKNTLKETAVDSGSPSSPVDSEDSCHTYTVDTLWDGSLKQDHCCSISTTDLSRKEHLLINDDKTECRKLRRVNRMRLTSEPSAFEQCQGNFTESNKSIITPKRQSRSQTRGTHSLSVNRVGRSLSMSAIDGDKISQDRDLILCSKDNKDAAEIPFWESEEGIGLAALDSALLVKQFGKQGSGRADFNLPSGVHATARGQLFVVDCGNARIQVTDLQKNIVQQVSPSGSDRSSRICNYFDVAVNSKGLIALTCAAERALLLFSRHGRLLQTFGGTVTGSTNEELDAPRGVTVTCQDEFVVADIKRGTLTALKLDPKTGARLERTVVTGYHRPYLVAACLTTGLMAVSERGNETGRVPCIRVLEPGWNTIRILGVCSGLGPVLTCPWGLCIDHDGDVLVADWGKKHHRVLIYPSKGVGWPLVTDNLNSPRGLALLPDGHMVVSDSMNHCIKIYRYK from the coding sequence ATGTTAATGAGGTCTCACTCTGAGAGAAAAGCCCTCCCTGGCTTCTCAGCCTTACTGACGCTCAGCACTCCAAAAGAGAGAGATGTGACCTTCTCATCTCCCATGTACTTTACCCCACGGGACTCCATCTTTACACCACAATCTCCTACTTTATCGCCTCCTTGGGTGACAGAGGCTCTTTCAACACTGGAGAAAGGAGAACAAGAACTTCACATTCTAAGAGAGCGACAGCAAACCGAAGTGGAGGAGGTGAACCGTGAAGTGGACAATGCAGTGATTGGAGCTCAGCGAGAGGAGCGACGCCTTCTTGAAAAGGTGGAACAGGACTACAGGGAAGCCCAGCGACACCTTAGTCAAGTGAAGAGAGAAAACTCTGCAGCTGTGAGAGTTGTGCAGTCACTTGTTGATCAGCAAATTCGTAAAATTGCACAGCTGAAGGAGCAGATTCAGAGATGGGGTTTTATGGCTGATGGATCAAACAAAAATCAGCTTCAAAGAGGTGTAGTAGAGCTTACACAACCATGGGAAATCTCTCTAACCTTGAAGAGGGTCACTTTTCTTTCAAGCTCCCTGTATAAGACGTTAAATTTTGGGGAGATTGATATTCGTGAACAGGGTATGACCTACCACATTGGAGTCTGTGGTGACCAGGGACACAAATGTGCCTTGCACTCTGGTGATACAAAGTTCTCAAACATAAATCCTCGTGAAATTCGAAAGGAACCCCAACCAAACAGAGGAGGGCAAAGGAGCAGTCCAGTGGAGAACATCAGGACAAACAGTGGGAATTTTCGTGTTGTCCGGAAACTACAGCTGTCAAGCTCCACAGAGAACGAGGATGAGCCTAAATCAACAAAGTCACCAATTCAAAGACATCGTGAGGTATCAGAATCTTCACAGGATGAAGAGGTGGAATCTGTCTGCTCAGACACACAAGGGCAAGATCTTTTTCTTGCTATTCCATCTGTCTCCAGTCAAGCAGAATCAGAAGGTGATGAGTCTGATTGCAGACATAAGGAAACAAAGAGACGCAACACAGTGAAAGGTAAAAGAAGGCAAAAAGCCCTTGTTATGGTCTCATGTGAAGAACCATCATGCCCTCTCGGAGAAAGTGATGACAAAAGAAGCACTGCGGCAACATTTTCAAAGGCTAGATGCAAGGGTTCAGACTCCAGACACAATCTTGTAGAAGCTTCTACAAAACATCATGCTCTTTCACAACAAAGCCTTTCGAAGAAGAACACCTTAAAGGAAACAGCAGTGGACAGTGGAAGTCCTTCATCCCCAGTTGATAGTGAAGATTCCTGCCACACATACACTGTAGATACTCTATGGGACGGATCTCTTAAGCAGGACCACTGCTGCTCAATCTCCACCACTGACCTTTCTAGAAAGGAACATCTTTTGATAAACGATGACAAGACTGAGTGCAGAAAACTAAGAAGAGTCAATAGAATGCGTCTCACCTCAGAACCTTCAGCATTTGAACAATGCCAAGGAAACTTCACAGAGTCTAACAAGAGCATCATCACCCCTAAAAGACAATCAAGATCTCAAACTCGGGGTACGCATAGTTTAAGTGTAAACCGTGTTGGCAGATCTCTGTCCATGTCAGCCATCGATGGTGATAAAATAAGTCAAGACAGAGACTTGATATTATGCAGCAAGGACAACAAAGATGCAGCTGAAATACCTTTTTGGGAATCGGAGGAGGGCATTGGTTTAGCTGCCTTGGACTCAGCTCTTCTGGTCAAACAGTTTGGTAAACAAGGATCAGGCCGAGCTGACTTCAATCTGCCAAGTGGCGTCCATGCAACTGCCAGAGGGCAGCTCTTTGTGGTGGATTGTGGTAATGCCCGAATCCAAGTGACAGATCTCCAGAAGAACATTGTGCAGCAAGTCTCTCCTTCAGGATCGGATAGATCTTCCCGCATCTGCAACTATTTTGATGTGGCTGTAAATTCAAAAGGCCTCATTGCCTTGACCTGTGCCGCTGAACGGGCATTGTTGTTGTTCAGCCGCCATGGACGCCTTCTGCAAACATTTGGTGGCACTGTGACTGGTTCCACAAATGAAGAGCTGGATGCTCCAAGAGGGGTCACTGTTACATGTCAAGATGAATTTGTAGTTGCTGACATCAAGCGTGGCACCTTAACTGCTTTAAAGTTGGACCCCAAAACTGGGGCAAGGTTAGAACGTACAGTTGTAACCGGGTATCACCGACCTTATTTGGTAGCAGCCTGTCTCACCACTGGCCTTATGGCAGTGTCAGAAAGAGGCAATGAAACTGGTCGTGTTCCATGCATTCGAGTCCTGGAACCCGGCTGGAACACTATCAGAATCCTTGGGGTGTGCTCTGGCCTGGGTCCTGTCCTGACCTGCCCCTGGGGCCTTTGTATAGACCATGATGGGGACGTCTTAGTGGCAGACTGGGGAAAGAAACACCACCGTGTACTCATCTACCCATCGAAAGGTGTGGGCTGGCCTCTTGTGACAGACAACCTCAATAGCCCACGGGGGCTGGCGCTTCTCCCCGACGGCCATATGGTTGTATCAGACAGCATGAATCACTGCATTAAGATCTATCGCTACAAATGA